The following are encoded together in the Glycine soja cultivar W05 chromosome 5, ASM419377v2, whole genome shotgun sequence genome:
- the LOC114411870 gene encoding 40S ribosomal protein S9-2, translating to MVHVSFYRNYGKTFKKPRRPYEKERLDAELKLVGEYGLRCKRELWRVQYALSRIRNNARNLLTLDEKNPRRIFEGEALLRRMFRYGLLDETQNKLDYVLALTVENFLERRLQTLVFKSGMAKSIHHARVLIRQRHIRVGRQVVNIPSFMVRVDSQKHIDFSLTSPLGGGRPGRVKRKNQRAAAKKAAGGDGDEEDED from the exons ATGGTGCACGTTTCTTTCTACCGAAACT ATGGGAAAACGTTCAAGAAGCCTCGTCGTCCCTACGAGAAGGAGCGTTTGGACGCCGAGTTGAAGCTGGTCGGTGAGTACGGGCTTCGCTGCAAGAGGGAGTTATGGAGGGTCCAGTACGCCCTGAGCCGCATCCGTAACAACGCCAGAAACCTATTGACCCTTGATGAGAAGAACCCTCGCCGTATCTTCGAGGGTGAAGCCCTTCTCCGAAGAATGTTCCGTTACGGACTCCTCGACGAGACACAGAACAAGCTGGATTATGTGTTGGCTCTCACCGTCGAGAACTTTCTCGAACGCCGCCTCCAAACCCTCGTCTTCAAGTCTGGCATGGCCAAGTCCATCCACCACGCCAGAGTCCTCATCAGGCAGAGGCACATCAG GGTTGGGAGACAGGTGGTGAACATCCCATCGTTCATGGTTAGGGTTGATTCGCAGAAGCACATTGACTTCTCACTGACCAGTCCTCTTGGTGGTGGTCGTCCAGGACGCGTGAAGCGAAAGAACCAAAGGGCTGCTGCTAAGAAGGCTGCTGGTGGAGACGGagatgaggaggatgaagattaa
- the LOC114413786 gene encoding receptor-like protein 51, giving the protein MALESLNIPTSNDPYAQPSFHNATLCDSDKPFRHLISLRLANCSSYLSLSFTALKSLSTLQFLSLLNCPVAPIRLPADLALSLTSFTCVNSLRKLSGVWLSNLQNLTDLVVFDVNVKASGPFVILARMTKLKTLTISNSNLTGSLPDHLHSNLTHIDFSNNRLKGNIPPSITMLDGTKRI; this is encoded by the coding sequence ATGGCCCTGGAATCCTTGAACATCCCGACCTCAAATGACCCTTATGCCCAACCCTCCTTCCATAATGCCACCCTCTGCGACAGCGACAAGCCCTTCCGCCACCTCATCTCCCTCCGCCTGGCCAACTGCTCCTCTTACCTCTCCCTCTCCTTCACCGCCCTCAAGTCCCTCTCCACCCTCCAATTCCTCTCCCTCCTCAACTGCCCTGTTGCCCCCATCCGCCTCCCCGCCGACCTCGCCCTCTCCCTCACCTCCTTCACCTGCGTCAATAGCCTCCGCAAACTCTCCGGTGTCTGGCTCTCCAACCTCCAGAACCTCACCGACCTCGTCGTCTTCGATGTCAACGTCAAGGCCTCCGGCCCCTTCGTCATCCTCGCCCGCATGACCAAGCTCAAAACCCTCACCATCTCCAACTCCAACCTCACTGGATCCCTCCCCGACCACCTCCACTCCAACCTCACTCACATTGATTTCTCCAACAACCGCCTCAAAGGCAACATTCCCCCTTCCATAACAATGCTCGACGGcacaaaaagaatttga